The Arachis ipaensis cultivar K30076 chromosome B07, Araip1.1, whole genome shotgun sequence genome includes a window with the following:
- the LOC107609530 gene encoding probable NAD(P)H dehydrogenase (quinone) FQR1-like 3, with protein sequence MAVTKVFVVYYSMYGHVDTMAREVLKGAAAVEGVEATLWRVPETLSDPILEKLKAPPRPEDVTDIKPEQLLEADGFIFGFPSRFGMMPSQLKAFFDATSELWASQALAGKPAGIFWSTGFHGGGQELSALTAITQLAHHGMLFVPLGYTFGSGMFEMDEVKGGSAYGAGTFAGDGTRQPTELELQQAFYQGKYMAEIAKKLKI encoded by the exons ATGGCTGTTACCAAGGTCTTTGTTGT GTATTACTCCATGTATGGACATGTAGATACTATGGCCAGAGAAGTTCTCAAAGGTGCCGCGGCAGTTGAAGGTGTTGAGGCAACACTATGGCGG GTACCCGAGACCCTCTCCGATCCAATATTGGAAAAGCTGAAGGCCCCTCCTAGGCCGGAAGATGTAACGGACATCAAACCGGAACAACTTCTGGAAGCTGATGGTTTTATATTTGGTTTTCCTTCTCGATTCGGCATGATGCCAAGCCAACTGAAGGCATTTTTTGATGCCACTAGTGAGCTATGGGCCTCCCAAGCACTGGCTGGCAAGCCTGCTGGAATCTTTTGGAGTACTGGCTTTCACGGTGGAGGCCAGGAACTTTCAGC ATTGACAGCCATAACTCAATTAGCTCATCATGGCATGCTTTTTGTGCCCCTTGGATACACATTTGGAAGTGGCATGTTTGAGATGGATGAGGTGAAAGGAGGCTCAGCATATGGTGCTGGAACCTTCGCCGGAGATGGAACTCGGCAACCTACCGAGCTAGAACTGCAGCAGGCCTTTTACCAGGGTAAATATATGGCTGAAATTGCAAAAAAGCTAAAAATCTAA